The genomic window AGCCCGGCGTCTTCGACAAGGAAGGTTGGACGGGTTTCCCCTTCCGTTACGAGCGTTATTCCGAAAGCGGCGACAGCGTGCAGCATCTCGCCACCGCCAATGTTTTCATGCTGGACAATGGCCTGCGCATCCTGATCGGCCGCGATCTCGGCGAGCCGACAAAGTTCCGGGCCCTGGTGCGCAATGCGCTGATGGTGGCGCTTGCGATCATGAGCGGCGGTGCCTTGCTCATCTGGTTCGGCATCGGCCGCAATGCTCTGAAGCGCATCGACCGCATGTCCGCGGCGACCAAGAAGATCATGGCCGGCGACCTTTCCCAGCGCCTGCCGCAGGGCCGCTCCGGCGATGAATTCGACCGGCTGTCCGGCTCGCTCAATGCCATGCTCGGCCGCATCGAAAAGCTGAACGAGGGCCTGCGGCAAGTCTCCGACAACATCGCCCATGACCTGAAGACACCGCTGACGCGGCTTCGCAACAAGGCGGCCGCAGCACTTGATGACAATGACGAGACGAAACGGCGCGCCGCTCTTGAAGGCATCATCGCGGAATCCGATCAGCTCATCCGCACCTTCAACGCGCTGTTGATGATCTCCCGCGTCGAGGCAGGCTCGATTGCCGCCGAAATGACCGATGTGGACATGTCGGCGATTGCCGCTGACAGCGCCGAACTCTACGAGCCGGTGGCCGAGGATGCCGGCCTTGCGCTGGAATCGCAGATAGAGCCGGACCTTTCGGTGCAGGGCAATCGCGAACTGATCGGGCAGGCGCTTTCCAACCTCATCGACAATGCCATGAAATATGCCTGCGAAGGCGAGGGCGACAAAAAACTCGTCGTCCGTCTGGTGAAGGAGGCGGAGGCGATTGTGCTCTCCGTCGCCGATAATGGTCCCGGCATTCCCGCCGACAAGCGCGGCGAGGTGCTGAAGCGTTTCGTGCGGCTGGATGAGAGCCGCTCCAAACCGGGCACGGGCCTTGGCCTGTCTTTGGTTGAGGCCGTGATGGAGCTGCACGGCGGATCGCTGGTGCTCTCGGACACGGATGCCACCAATACGGCCTGTCCGGGACTGACCATTTCGATGGTTTTCCCCATTTCAAAGCCTTAAGTCGAGCGATCTGCGAGAACCCGCCGATATTCACGCAGAAATTCTTCTGCCTTCGGGAAATAACTGTCTTTTGAGATTGAATTGAAAGACGAACGGAAGAATAGTTGTAAGCATTATTGCTGAACTTATTCGTCGGTTGCACAGCAATCGACAAAGGGCGTGTGACGGATGACAGGTATATTTCCCTCGGCGAACGGCCGGCATCAACCGATCATCCTGTTCGACGCCGAATGTGTTCTGTGTTCTGCCAATGCGCAATTCGTGCTGCGGCATGACCGGGCGGGCCATTTCCGGCTGGCCTCCATGCAGGGCGCTGTCGGCACGGAAATCTACCGGCGTTACGGCATGGACCCGAAAAATCCCGTCAGCATGCTCGTTGTCGATGGCGACAGGATGCGACAGGACAGCGACGCCGTCCTGAGCATCTACGAGGCGCTCGGTATGCCCTGGCGGCTGGTGTTCGTCTTGCGGATCATTCCCGCATTTTTGCGCGATCCCGTCTATCGCTGCTTTGCCCGCAACCGCTACCGCTGGTTCGGAAAACGTGAACAATGCTGGGTGGCGCCGCCGGAATACAGGGACCGGATTCTTTGAGCAAGGTGAGGACTACCCGTTCAAGCAATCCCGGCATCGGCACAAATGCGATGGCAACGTGATGAAAATATTGATTCTCGGTGGTTATGGCGTGTTCGGCGGCCGGTTGACGGAATTGCTGGCCGATATTTCCAGCATTGAAATTCTTGTCTGCGGCCGCAGCCTTGCGCGGGCGCAGGCCTTTTGTGCTGGATGGCACGGAGAGGCGCAACTGCGTCCTCTGATGCTCGATCGGCGTGATATCGCCGAGGCTTTGCGCATCCATAAACCCGATCTCGTGGTCGATGCCTCCGGGCCGTTCCAGAATTACGGCGACGCCTGTTACGCCGTGATAGAGGCCTGCATCGACGCTGGAACCGACTATCTCGATTTTGCCGATGCCGCCGATTTCGTTTTCGGGGTGAACCGGTTCGACGCGCGGGCCAAAGCTGCCGGTATTTTTGTACTGTCCGGCGTCAGCAGCTTCCCGGTGCTGACAGCGGCTGTGCTGCGCGAGATGGCAAAGACCATGGAGATCGCCACTGTCGAGGGCGGCATAGCGCCATCCCCCTATGCCGGGATCGGTCTCAACGTCATGCGTGCGGTCGTGGGTTATGCCGGTGCGCCGATCAAGCTCTGGCGACATGGCAGGTTGGCGCACGGCATCGGTCTTGCGGAAAGCATGCGTTTCACCGTGGCCGTGCCCGGCAGGCTGCCGCTGCGCAATATTCATTTTTCGCTGGTCGACGTACCGGATCTGCAGGTGATCCCGCCCGAACATCCGTCGATGACGGATCTATGGATGGGTGCCGGCCCGGTTCCGGAATTTCTGCACCGCATGTTGAATCTTCTCGCGAAGGTGAGGGCGCGGTTCGGCCTTCCTTCATTCGCGCCGCTGTCACCGCTCTTTCATGCCGTGCTGAACCGCATGCGCTTTGGCGAACATCGCGGCGGCATGTTCGTTCGCGCAAAGGGCAGGGCGTCGGGCAAGCCGGTGGAGATGAGCTGGCATCTTCTGGCCGAAGGTGATGACGGCCCCTACATTCCCTCCATGGCGATCGAGGCCCTTATCCGCAAGATGCTGAGCGGTGAGCGCCCGCTGCCCGGTGCACGCGCCGGCACTGGCGCACTGGAACTGACGGACTATAACCTGCTCTTTCACAGCAAAACCATCTTCACGGGGTTTCGCAGAGAAGAACCCGGCGCGCCATTGTTCTACAGGCTTCTCGGCCCGGCCTTCGATGATTTGCCGCCGCCTGTGCGGGAGCTGCACGACAGCAATGAAGCGCGAGAGTGGCGTGGCGTTGCAGACATACGACGCGGAAAAGGCGTGCTGGTGCGCATGATTTCCGCGGCTCTCCGCTTTCCGCCGGCGGGAAAGCGGGTGCCGGTGAGCGTTGCCTTCACACCGGAAAAGGGGGCGGAGCGCTGGATACGGAATTTCGACGGCAGACGCTTCTCGTCCATGCTTTCGGCCGGAACAGGCAAGGATCAATATTTGCTGGCGGAGCGCTTCGGTTTCGTCACCGTTGCTCTGGCGCTGGTGATCGATGGTGGTCGGCTGGCTCTCGTGCCACGGCGATGGCACCTTCTGGGTGTGCCGCTGCCCGGCTTTCTTCTGCCGAGGGGCGTAAGCTTCGAGGCTGAAGCGGACGGTCGTTTTTGTTTCGACGTCGAAATTTCCTTGCCCTTCGCGGGTCTCGTCGTTGCTTACAAGGGTTTGCTGGAGCCGGCTGCCGGCTCCGCGAAACCGGGCAGCCCCAGTGAAACGCCGTGCGGCGCTTCACTGGGTGAGGAGGCGTAAGGGACAGGGACGCTTCCTCAGGGCAACAAGCGTCACGCCCGGCGGTGCATGGCCCGATTTCGCGGCTCAGAATGTGTAGGACATGCCGATCATTGCGAAGGGCTGGATATCCTTCTTCGACAGGGGGCTGTCCTTGGCGTCGCCAATCAGGAAGCCGGCACCACCCATCCCCGTCACCGTCCAGTTTTCGGTCATCATGTAGGAGATCGAAGCGGTGGCATCGATGCGCTTGAAACCGGCCTTCGCATCATAGCGGCGCAGGCCGGAGCGGGCGGATTGCGCCGAGGTGACGCCAAAATAGGATTTCATGTGGTTGTCGTCCGCCCAGGTGGCGGAGAGGTCGGCGCCGAGGATGAACTGGTCGATCTTGTGCGAAACGCTCGCGCCGACGGTTGCGATCAGGCCTTCGCTGCCGCCGATGGTCTTGTCCACCTTGGCGTAGATTTCGAAAGGCTCGACGCCATAGGCGATGACGCCGCCGACCACGCCACCGGCCTTGATGTCGCCCAGACCGCGCAGGTTCTTCCGGTCATCCTTTTCCTTGCGGCCACCTTCCCAGCCACCCGTGATGCCGAGCCTGAAACCGTTCTGGTTCAGGAGATTGACGGTTGCGCCGCTGAAATCGATGTTGAGGAAATCCCCGTAGGCCACGGAAACCAGCGGTACGGCGCCTACTTCCAGCTTGTCCGAACCCTCATATTTCGGGGCATAGGCCGCGCCGACGCCGAGCGTGATTTTCCACTCGCTGGAATTGCTGTAGCGGGCATTGTCGAAACCCGCGCCCGGATCGGCCATGCGGTCCGACTTGCCGAGATCGGCGGCGAAGGCAGGCGTGCAGACCGCCTCGGCCGCCGTCAGGCAGAGCGCCGCGGCGAGCAGTTTTTTCTGAAATTTCACGTTAAGAATCTTTTTCATGATCATATCCGTTGCAGCGCCAATCCTTCGAAACCGGGGGAGTGGGGTTTCGTTGAGGGTGACGCTACGCGGGCATAATTGCGGAGACATTACGCGGTGCCGGTTCTGGTAAAACATCGCCGCAAGCGGTTTTCTGATCGCAAAGCGCTGCGCATTTGTTACAACGCCAGAGAGGCGCGCTGGAGGCTTTGGCGGGTCGGGCGGAAGAGGGAGAGAGACAGTGACGAAACGGGAAACCGTCGAGAGGCGGCTGAGCGAGGTTCCGCCGGGCGTGATCCGCCCCTATACGCAGACGGAACTGAAATCCGTTCTTTCGACGCTGAAGGACATCGGCAAGGCCGAGCCGGCGGTGGCCGCGCTGCTGGCCAGCGAAGGCCCGCTCAAGGATTTCATCGCCGCTGCTTTCACCCTGTCGCCCTATCTGCGCGACATGGCGGCGGCGGATGAAGGGCTTCTGACGCTGGCGATTTCGAAGCCGCTGGAGCCGCTGCTGACCGATCTGGTGCGTGACGCGCGTGGTTGCTGGAAACCCGCAGAGGGCGCGATACCCGTCGAAAACGAGGTGATGTCACGGCTCAGGATCGCCAAGCGGCGGCTTTCTTTCGTTGCGGCTCTTGCCGATCTCGCCCGCATTTTCACCGCCCGCGATACGACGCGCTGGCTGAGCGACATGGCGGATGCATCGCTGTCCGCCGCCATCGATCACCTGCTGCTCTCAGCCCATGAGAGCGGCAAGCTGAAACTGAAGAATGTTGCCGCACCCAGCGAGGGTTCCGGCCTGATCGTGCTCGGCATGGGCAAGCTCGGCGCGCGCGAACTCAACTATTCCTCCGATATCGATGCCGTCGTGTTTTTCGAGCCTTCGGCTGGAATCATGGACGATCCCTATGATGCGACGGAGAATTTCGGCCGCATGATGCGCCGCCTCGTGCGCATCATGCAGGAGCGCACGGCCGATGGTTATGTCTTCCGCACCGATCTCCGGCTGCGGCCCGATCCCGGCTCGACACCGCTCGCCATCCCCGTGGAGGCGGCGCTGCTTTATTACGAGGGCAGGGGCCAGAACTGGGAACGCGCCGCCTATATCAAGGCGCGACCGGTGGCCGGCGATATCAAAGCGGGCGACAACTTCCTGCGCGAACTGACGCCCTTCATCTTCCGCAAATATCTCGATTATGCGGCAATTGCCGATATCCACTCCATCAAGCGGCAGATCCATGCCCATAAGGGCCATGGCGCCATTGCGGTGAAGGGCCACAATGTCAAACTCGGGCGCGGCGGCATCCGCGAAATCGAGTTCTTCGCCCAGACGCAGCAGCTGATCGCCGGCGGCCGCATGCCGCCGCTGCGCGTGCGGGCGACCGAGGAGGCGCTGGCGGCGCTGACCGAGGCGAAATGGATCGACGCCGAGACACGCGACAGCCTGACGGAGGCCTATTGGTTCCTGCGCGAGGTGGAGCATCGCATCCAGATGGTGCGCGACGAGCAGACCCATGTGCTGCCCGATACCGAAGCCGAATTGAAGCGCATCGCCTTCATGCTCGGTTTCGAGGACACAAAGACTTTCTCGGAAAAGCTGGAAGAGGTGCTGCGGCTGGTGGAGCGCCGTTATTCGGCGCTATTCGAGCAGGAGGTAAAACTATCGGGCGAGGCCGGTAATCTGGTCTTCACCGGCCAGAAGGACGATCCCGATACGCTGAAGACGCTCTCCACGCTTGGTTTTCAGCGGCCGGAGGATATTTCCCGCGTCATCCGCACCTGGCACAATGGCCGTTACCGGGCGACGCAGTCGGTCGAGGCGCGCGAGCGGCTGACGGAATTGACGCCGGACCTGCTGCGCGCTTTTGGCGAAAGCAAGCGGGCGGACGAGGCGCTGCTGCGTTTCGACAATTTCCTCTCCGGCCTGCCGGCGGGCATCCAGCTTTTCTCGCTGCTCGGCAACAATCCGGCGCTGCTCGATCTGCTGGTGACGATCATGTCCTCCGCGCCACGGCTTGCGGAAATTATCGCCGCTCGCCCGCATGTCTTCGACGGCATGCTGGATCCGGCGCTGATGAGCGATGTGCCGACGCGCGAATATCTCGCCCACCGCATGGGCAATTTTCTCTCCAATGCCCGCCATTACGAGGATATTCTCGACCGCCTGCGCATCTTCGCCGCCGAGCAGCGGTTCCTCATCGGTGTCAGGCTGCTGACCGGCGCGATCCGCGGCGAGGTCGCCGCCCGCGCTTTCACCCACCTCGCCGATCTGGTGATTGAGGCGGCGCTGAATGCCGTCCTTTCGGAGATGGAGGCGGCGCACGGACTTTATCCCGGCGGGCGCGTGGCCGTCATTGGCATGGGTAAGCTCGGCTCCTTCGAGTTGACCGCCGGTTCGGATGTCGATCTCATCCTGCTTTACGACTATGATGATAGCGCCCATGAATCCACCGGTGCAAAACCGCTCGATGTGGTGCGTTATTTCACCCGCGTCACCCAGCGGCTGATCGCTGCCCTATCGGCCCCGACGGCGGAAGGCGTGCTCTACGAGGTTGACATGCGGTTGCGTCCCTCCGGCAATAAAGGCCCGGTGGCGACCCGCATTTCCGCCTTCGAGAAATACCAGCGCGAGGAGGCCTGGACCTGGGAGCACATGGCGCTGTCGCGCGCCCGCCTCATCTGCGGCGAGGCCTCGCTGATGGAGGATGCCCGCCGCATCATCGCCTCCATCCTTTCGCAAAAACGCGATGTGGCCAAGGTCTCCACCGACGTGCTGGAAATGCGCAGCCTGATCGAGCAGGAAAAGCCGCCGGAAAACAACTGGGACTTCAAGCTCATCAATGGCGGCCTGATCGACCTCGAATTCATCGCCCAATATCTGGCGCTGGTCGGGCCGGTTAAGGGCCTTGCGGTGCACGAACCCGGTCGCAACACGGCGGAAGCGCTACAGGCGCTCGCCGCACCCGTGATGGAGCCGCAGGCTTTCGACGACTGCATGGCGGCGATGGGGCTTTATACGGAAATATCGCAAATCGTGCGGCTGTGTATCGATGGCGCCTTTAATCCGAAGGAAGCGCCGGCCGGATTGATCGATCTTGTGTGCCGGGCGGGGGATTGCCCTGACATTCCGACGCTTGAGGGGGAGGTCAAGCGGTTGTCGAAGGCGGTGCGGAAGGCGTTTGTGGCGGTGGTGAAGAATGGGTGATGTGGGCGGTTGTGGTTTACCCCCCTCTGCCCTGCCGGGCATCTCCCCCTCAAGGGGGGAGATCAGCTGGAGGCTAACGCTCGCTCACTCGCAACGTAAAAGATGGGGGGAAGGGTTCCGCATATCAATCTCCCCGGAGATGCCCGGCAGGGCAGAGGGGGGTATCCAGCGCACGGCGTTGCATACGGCCACACCCAAAGCGCAAACCCGCACCCCTCAATGCACCATCCCACACCGCCCCGCCGCATGCGGAATAATAATCGTCACCACCGTGCCCCGTCCTTCACAGGACCGGATCTTCATCGTGCCGCCATGCAGCTTGACGAGCGAGCGGGAAATCGCAAGCCCGAGACCGGAACCGCCCTGGCTTTTGGCATATTGGCTCTGCACCTGTTCGAAGGGCTGGCCGATCTTTTCCAGTGCCTGGGTGGGAATGCCGATGCCCGTGTCTGCTATGGTGAGGATCATGGCGGCCTGATGCACATGGGTGCGCAGCGCGATGCGGCCGCCGTCGCCGGTGAATTTCACGGCGTTTGACAGCAGGTTGAGCATGATCTGCTTCATGGCCCGGCGGTCGCCCTGCATCGTCAGCCCGGCGCAGACCTTCTGCTGCACGGTGATGTTCTTCTGTTCGGCCTGAATGGCGGTGAGACGCAGCGTTTCCTCGATCAGCGGCGCGAGATCGATGGTCTCGCGGTTGATGCGCATATGGCCGGCTTCAATCTTCGACATGTCGAGAATGTCGTTAATGACGTTGAGCAGGTGTTTGCCGCTGTCGTGGATATCGCGGGCATATTCGGAATATTTCGGCGAGCCGACCGGCCCGAACATCTCGTTTTGCAGGATGTCGGAAAAGCCGAGAATGGCGTTGAGCGGCGTGCGCAGCTCATGGCTCATATTGGCGAGGAATTCCGACTTCGCCCGGTTGGCGGCCTGGGCGCGTTCTTTTTCGGCAAGGTAATTGGCATTGGCGTCGGAAAGCTCGGTCTTCTGCCGCTCCAGCTTGTGCTGCGAGGCGGAGAGATCGCCGATGGTAGCCATCAGCCGGCGCTCGGAATCGCGCAGCCGTTCCTGATGACGCTTCAAAAGCGTGATGTCGGTGCCGACGGAAACGAGGCCACCATCGCGGGTGCGGCGTTCGTTGATCTGCAGCCAGCGGTCATCGGCAAGCTGCACTTCCGTGGTGCGCGACAGGCCGGACTGGTCCGGATCGGCAACGCGGCGCTCAACGACCGGGCGGGCTGCTGCGGCATAGACCGTGTTTTTTTCCGTGCCGGCCACCAGCACGCTGTCAGGCAGGCCATAGGCCTTCTGGTAATGGGTGTTGCACATCACGAGGCGATCGTTCTTGTCCCAGAGAACAAAGGCTTCCGAGGTGGATTCGATGGCGTCGGCAAGGCGCTGATCGGCCTCGGCGTAGCGTTGGGCAAGACGGTGCTGTTCGGTGACATCCATGGCGATGCCGATGACGCGTGGGCCGTTATTGGTGCGGATCACCTGGGCGCGGGCGCGAAGCCAGACATAGTGACCCTTGGAATGACGCATGCGAAAAATCTGGTCGATCTGGCGCAGGGTGCCGCAGCCGACGGCCCGGGCCAGCTCATAGAGATTGCCGTCTTCGGAATGCATCATGCGGGCCGCATCGGAAAAGGAAAGCGGCGCGGCCTTTGGTGGCAAGCCCAGGATTTCATAAAGCGAACCCGACCAGAACATGCGCCGGGTGGAAAGATCGAAATCCCACAGGCCGCAGCGACCGCGCGACAGCGCCGTCTCGACCCGCAGGTTGGATTCGGCAAAGATGTCATCGGCTTCGCGGGCGCGCTTCACCTGCATGTAATAGGCATAGAGCACGACGAGCAGGATGGAGGAGATGCCGGCGAACAACGTCACGTTCATGGCGATTTCGCTGCGCCAGAAGGAGCGGATCGGCTGCAATGAGCGTGCCGCGATCACCATCGCGCCGTCGTCACCGAAGGGGATCATCGTCGCGTAGTGCTGCTGGCCATCGATATTGGTCTCGATGGTGCCGGGCGCACCGGGGAAACGCTGCACGATGGCGATTTCGGGAAGCAGGGCAGGCAGCGAGGTGCCGACATAAAGCGTGGCATCCTTGCCGGCGCCCGCGAAGATGCGGCCATTGCTGCCAGAGAGCAGCACCATGGTGCCATCGGCAAGGCTGCCCGACGGCAAAGCGGCGACAAGGTTCGCCTCGGCGCGGGTACGATCCTGCGCGGTGAAGATCGTATCATTGTTGAGAAGCGCTGCCTTGGCGGTCAGTGCCGTCAGCGCGGTGGAGTGGCGGGCGGCCTCTTCCATGCGGCCATATTCGGCGACGATGCCCAGCATGCGCGAGGCGGCAACAACGACGAGGAAAGCGAGGATGAGAATGGGGATCAGGCGTTTCAGCAGGGTCTCGACCTGCGGCATCGGTCGGTCGGCGCCATTCATCAAACCCATCAGGTCGCTGGAAAGCCTTTCGCCCCAGGCCGCAAGATCAGAAAATTTGGCATACGGCCGCTCATCGCCCGCAGTCGCCCGCCGCACGTTCGTCATTGTCCCGCCTTTTAGAAGTCCCCACTGATTCGAAGCGCAGCCGCTCGAATATCCCTAATGAATCAAATGCGATTCCCTGTGTCCAGAGGCAAAAGTTAAAAGAATTTTAACCCCTTGAACCGACTCCGTATTTTTTCGGGACAATCTGTGCCCGCTTCGGGGAAAGCGGGATTCATGAACGAAATCAGTAAGCCGGCACGTCAATTCCGGCAGCTTCGGGACGCGGCCTGGAACGGCTTCGGGCTCCGTCGAAAGCGTCGAGAGCGGGGCCGAGCGCGCCGATCACGCCATTGCCGGCAGCGGGAAGACCGGTCAGCACCGCGCTGATGATATCGTCGCGGCTTGCACCGCGCGCCTTGGCTTCCATCACATGAAAACCAATGCCGCTTTCCAGGCGGAGTGCCGCCAGAATGGCGATATAGATCAGGCTCTGCGTCTTCACATCCAGCGTGGAGGCCGTACCGAGACCTTGCACCGCCTGAAACCATGCCGCCTTGTGCGCCGGGGCATCGGTCATGAAGCGTTGAAACGAAGCACTGGTCCTGGACATGTCCGTCATCTGCATTCCTTTCTGATTGAGGCCGCTATCGGCCCTTTGAGAGCATGATGCGGCCCAATGCAGAACGCCGCCTTGATGGAAATCAAGACGGCGTCATGGCGTGGATCAGAATGGCAGTGCAGCCTCGGCGGATGTTCAGCCCTTCAGGATGCGTCCGACAATATCGCTCACATCCGTCGACAGGCCCTTCGCCTCGGCAATGGTCGAAAGCGCGGCTTTCGCATGGTCGGCGCGGCTTGCCTCCAGCGACCGCCAGGAGCGCATGGAGGTGAGGATGCGGGCGGCAAGCTGCGGATTGCGCTTGTCGATGGCGATGATCTGCTCCGCGAGGAAACGATAGGCCGCGCCATCCGCACGGTGGAAACCGGTGGGGTTGGAAAAGGCGAGCGTGCCGACCAGCGAGCGCACCCGGTTCGGATTGGTGGCGATGAAATGTTTCGATTTCATCAGCGTCTTGATGCGTTCAAGCGCGCCGTCGCCGGGAATGGCGGCCTGCAGAGAGAACCACTTGTCGAGAACGAGCGCATTGTCGGCAAAGCGCGTTTCGAAGGCGGCAAGCGCTTGCTTCGTCTCGGCGCTGTCAGGGAAACGCTGCGTCAGGACGCTGAGCGCATGCGCGAGATCGGTCATGTTGGTGGCGTCAGCATAGGCCTTCGCTGCCCGCTCCGGTGTTCCCTCGGCAAAGGCGAGGAAGCTCAGGGCCCCGTTTCGCAGCGAACGGCGTCCGGCGCTGTCGGCATCGGGGCTGTAGGCCTCGCCATTGGCAGCGCTATCGGCAAGGCGCCGCAGCGTTTCGAGACCGGCCGTGGCAATCGCCGTGATCGTGGCATTGCGCGCCTTGTGGATGGCATCGGGATCGGTGTTGCCACCGAGTTCGCGGGCGATATCCGTTTCGCTCGGCAGGGCCAGCGCCTGCGCCCGGAATGCCGGCTCAAGCGCGTCATTGCCGATGATTTCGATGAGCGTGGCGGAGAGGGCCGCATCCGTGCGGATTTCTTCGCCGTTCTGCACCGCTCTGGTGGCGGCAATCAGCGCCGGCAGGGCAAGATCGGTCAACGCCTGGAAACGGGCGAACATGTCGGTTTCATGCCGGGCGATCTGCACCAGATCATCAGCATTCTGTTCGAAATCCAGATTGATCGGCGCCGAGAAACTGCGATTGATCGACAGCACCGGCCGCGACGAGATGCCGGAGAAGGAGAAGGTCTGGTTGCGTTCGGTCAGATGCAGCACGCCATCGCGATACTCGCCGCCTTCGACGGCCTGCGGTTCGGCGATCTGGCCGTTATCGAGGATCAGCGCCAGCGAGAGCGGAATGTGGCGCGGCTGCTTCACCGGCTGGCCGGGCGTCGGCGCCACGGTCTGTTCCAGCGTCAGCTTGAAGGTGGCATTGCCAGCATCATAGGCCGATGAGAGGGAGACGAGCGGCGTGCCCGCTTCCGTGTACCACAGCGAAAACTGTGAAAGATCACGGCCGCTGGCGTCAGCAAAACTCTTGACGAAATCCTCGACGGTTGCCGCGTCACCGTCATGGCGCTCGAAATAGAGGTCCATGCCCTTCTTGAAATCGTCAGCACCGAGGATCGTGGCGATCATGCGGGTGACTTCGGCACCCTTTTCATAAACGGTCGTCGTGTAGAAGTTGTTGATTTCACGATAGGTATCGGGGCGCGGCGGATGTGCCAGCGGACCGGAATCCTCCGGAAACTGCTCCGATT from Agrobacterium tumefaciens includes these protein-coding regions:
- a CDS encoding PAS domain-containing sensor histidine kinase, whose translation is MTNVRRATAGDERPYAKFSDLAAWGERLSSDLMGLMNGADRPMPQVETLLKRLIPILILAFLVVVAASRMLGIVAEYGRMEEAARHSTALTALTAKAALLNNDTIFTAQDRTRAEANLVAALPSGSLADGTMVLLSGSNGRIFAGAGKDATLYVGTSLPALLPEIAIVQRFPGAPGTIETNIDGQQHYATMIPFGDDGAMVIAARSLQPIRSFWRSEIAMNVTLFAGISSILLVVLYAYYMQVKRAREADDIFAESNLRVETALSRGRCGLWDFDLSTRRMFWSGSLYEILGLPPKAAPLSFSDAARMMHSEDGNLYELARAVGCGTLRQIDQIFRMRHSKGHYVWLRARAQVIRTNNGPRVIGIAMDVTEQHRLAQRYAEADQRLADAIESTSEAFVLWDKNDRLVMCNTHYQKAYGLPDSVLVAGTEKNTVYAAAARPVVERRVADPDQSGLSRTTEVQLADDRWLQINERRTRDGGLVSVGTDITLLKRHQERLRDSERRLMATIGDLSASQHKLERQKTELSDANANYLAEKERAQAANRAKSEFLANMSHELRTPLNAILGFSDILQNEMFGPVGSPKYSEYARDIHDSGKHLLNVINDILDMSKIEAGHMRINRETIDLAPLIEETLRLTAIQAEQKNITVQQKVCAGLTMQGDRRAMKQIMLNLLSNAVKFTGDGGRIALRTHVHQAAMILTIADTGIGIPTQALEKIGQPFEQVQSQYAKSQGGSGLGLAISRSLVKLHGGTMKIRSCEGRGTVVTIIIPHAAGRCGMVH
- a CDS encoding carboxymuconolactone decarboxylase family protein, with translation MTDMSRTSASFQRFMTDAPAHKAAWFQAVQGLGTASTLDVKTQSLIYIAILAALRLESGIGFHVMEAKARGASRDDIISAVLTGLPAAGNGVIGALGPALDAFDGARSRSRPRPEAAGIDVPAY
- the pepN gene encoding aminopeptidase N, with amino-acid sequence MRTDTGQIVHLADYRPTDFVLERVDLTFELDPKNTKVEARLIFHRREGAEREAPLVLDGDELTLSSLLLDQVELPAGQYEATSDSLTIRDLPAESPFEICVTNYINPQVNTQLMGLYRTNGVYCTQCEAEGFRRITYFPDRPDVLAPYTVTIIAAKEGNPLLLSNGNFLGGGNYDEGRHFAAWFDPHPKPSYLFALVAGDLGVVEDTFTTMSGRDVALKIYVEHGKEPRAAYAMDALKRSMKWDEERFGREYDLDIFMIVAVSDFNMGAMENKGLNVFNDKFVLADPETASDADYANIERIIAHEYFHNWTGNRITCRDWFQLCLKEGLTVYRDQEFSADMRSRPVKRIADVRHLKSEQFPEDSGPLAHPPRPDTYREINNFYTTTVYEKGAEVTRMIATILGADDFKKGMDLYFERHDGDAATVEDFVKSFADASGRDLSQFSLWYTEAGTPLVSLSSAYDAGNATFKLTLEQTVAPTPGQPVKQPRHIPLSLALILDNGQIAEPQAVEGGEYRDGVLHLTERNQTFSFSGISSRPVLSINRSFSAPINLDFEQNADDLVQIARHETDMFARFQALTDLALPALIAATRAVQNGEEIRTDAALSATLIEIIGNDALEPAFRAQALALPSETDIARELGGNTDPDAIHKARNATITAIATAGLETLRRLADSAANGEAYSPDADSAGRRSLRNGALSFLAFAEGTPERAAKAYADATNMTDLAHALSVLTQRFPDSAETKQALAAFETRFADNALVLDKWFSLQAAIPGDGALERIKTLMKSKHFIATNPNRVRSLVGTLAFSNPTGFHRADGAAYRFLAEQIIAIDKRNPQLAARILTSMRSWRSLEASRADHAKAALSTIAEAKGLSTDVSDIVGRILKG